In one Mucilaginibacter sp. PAMB04168 genomic region, the following are encoded:
- a CDS encoding DinB family protein, translating into MYHTISDFLTDWQNEAANTAKLFSYITEDAKAIKIHPKIRTLEFLAWHITETITEMGSKAGLFDDDLLEHQSIPATFAQIAAAHQKYNAQLAENVSSRLTDADLQDEVNMYGQTWTKSTVLSVLVQHEAHHRSQMTIIMRMVGLPVPGLYGPSQEEWEAMGMPAMP; encoded by the coding sequence ATGTATCATACCATCAGCGATTTTTTAACCGACTGGCAAAACGAAGCAGCTAACACCGCCAAGCTGTTTTCTTACATTACCGAAGATGCCAAGGCCATTAAGATTCACCCTAAAATTCGTACGCTCGAGTTTTTGGCCTGGCATATTACCGAAACCATAACGGAGATGGGCAGTAAGGCCGGGTTGTTTGATGACGACTTGCTCGAACACCAGTCCATACCTGCCACCTTTGCCCAAATTGCCGCCGCTCATCAAAAGTACAATGCGCAATTAGCCGAAAACGTGAGCAGCCGGTTGACAGATGCTGACTTACAGGATGAAGTGAATATGTACGGCCAAACCTGGACTAAAAGTACCGTACTATCCGTACTGGTACAGCATGAGGCGCATCATCGTAGCCAAATGACGATTATTATGCGCATGGTAGGCTTGCCTGTACCAGGCTTATACGGCCCCTCGCAAGAGGAGTGGGAAGCAATGGGCATGCCTGCAATGCCGTAA
- a CDS encoding MBL fold metallo-hydrolase has protein sequence MALYITSLNSGSNGNCYYVGNQHEAVLIDVGISCRETEKRMQRLGLSMQKVKAIFISHEHSDHIRGVAVLSKKYQLPVYITHATMQYGRLFLEQHLVRTFRGYEPVKAGNLTISAFPKFHDAAEPHSFVVSYNDINVGVFTDIGAPCQHLITHFKQCHAAFLETNYDEQMLAQGNYPYHLKRRITGGRGHLSNRQALDLFINHKPDFMSHVLLSHLSKDNNCPKLARNLFVEHAGVTQVHVASRYEESPVFMITNNNYAAIAVQNYQPLSPRAMQYSLF, from the coding sequence ATGGCTTTATACATTACTTCACTTAACTCAGGGAGCAACGGCAACTGTTACTATGTGGGCAATCAGCATGAGGCTGTGCTGATTGACGTAGGCATATCATGCCGCGAAACCGAAAAACGCATGCAACGCCTGGGCCTTTCTATGCAAAAAGTGAAAGCTATATTCATTTCGCATGAGCACTCAGACCATATTCGCGGCGTTGCTGTGCTTTCTAAAAAATACCAGTTGCCGGTATATATTACCCATGCCACCATGCAATATGGCCGCTTATTTTTAGAGCAGCATTTGGTACGCACTTTTAGAGGCTACGAGCCTGTAAAGGCAGGCAACCTTACCATATCGGCATTCCCTAAATTCCATGATGCTGCCGAGCCGCATAGTTTCGTTGTGTCTTACAATGATATTAATGTAGGCGTGTTTACCGATATAGGTGCACCCTGCCAGCATCTTATCACACATTTTAAGCAATGCCATGCTGCCTTTTTAGAAACTAATTACGACGAGCAAATGCTGGCACAGGGTAATTACCCTTATCATTTAAAAAGGCGTATAACCGGTGGGCGCGGTCACTTATCCAACCGGCAGGCGCTGGACTTGTTCATCAATCATAAACCCGACTTTATGAGCCATGTGTTGTTGTCGCATTTATCTAAAGATAATAACTGCCCTAAACTGGCACGTAACCTTTTTGTTGAACATGCAGGTGTTACGCAGGTACATGTGGCCAGCCGCTATGAGGAATCGCCGGTTTTTATGATCACCAATAACAATTATGCTGCTATAGCAGTGCAAAACTATCAGCCGTTATCACCCCGGGCCATGCAGTATTCTTTATTTTAA